A stretch of DNA from Flavobacteriaceae bacterium MAR_2009_75:
CCCAAAGTCCCTTAGCATCTTTTCTTACCGCTTCTTTACTCTCCTTGGGCTCCTCGCTGGGAGTGATGTTATCTTGATTTAGGTTTTCCTTCATATTATGCGTATGTATCGCCGAACTTATCCTTTACCTTTCCTAAAACCTTTTTAATATCTTGTTCTTTTGACTTTGGATAAATGAGTAGCACCTCCTCTTTATCAACAATAATATAATCTTTCAATCCATCGACCACCACCACTTTATCTTTTGGTGAACGAATCATATTGCCAGATGCGTCTTCCGCCAAAACCTGACTGTTGACTACAGCATTGTTCGAATCGTCTTTATCTAGTTTATCGTAAAGCGACCCCCATGTACCTAAATCGTTCCAATCGAAAGTAGCGGGCAGAACATAAATCGATTTTGAATTTTCCAAAATGGCATAATCTATAGAAATATTTTCTGCTTTCGGGTAGTTCTCTCTTATAAACTCAGTTTCTTCGCCCGTGTTGTAACAAGACATACCCGACTCAAAAAGGGAATGTTGCTCGGGCTGGTAATTTTTAAAGGCATTTACTATAGTCTTTACACTCCACATAAATATACCGGCATTCCAAAGAAAATTTCCTTGGGCCAAGAATTCTTTGGCAGTTTCATAATCGGGCTTCTCCCTAAACTGATCTACTTTTTTCACCCCCTCTCCACTACTCTTGTCAAATTCAATATACCCGAATCCGGTGTTGGGGAATGAGGGTTTAATACCTAAAGTACAAAGCACTTCTTCTTGCTCACACTTTTTAAAACATTGGGTCACATTTTCGGCAAAAGCGTCTTCATCTTCGATCCAATGATCGCTTGGTGCCACAATCATCACGCCATCAGGATTCATTTTTTGAATTTTCATGGCAGCATATAAAATACATGGTGCAGTATTACGCATAGCAGGCTCTAAAACCACTTGACTTTGCTGGACCATAGGTAATTGTTCTAACACCAAATCATTATATCGCTCATTGGTAAGAATTAAAATATTCTCTGTCGGTACAAACTTATTCAGTCGCTTAAAAGTCTTTTGAATCAAGGTATCACCTGTACCCAACATATCATGAAATTGCTTAGGATATGAAGATGTGCTTATAGGCCAGAACCGAGATCCAACACCACCGGCCATTAAAACTGCATAATAATTTTTGTTCATTTTATTCTAATTTTGGGCCACTTTTGAATCACTTGCACGCCCTATTATAATTTACGCTCAACTTTAATAATTTGTTACACCACGGCTCGTCTATTTCTATTTTAGATAACCCACTTATTTAAGACTCTACCAACTCTACCTCAGCATTAGGTTGAAATAGGTACATTCTTCCCGTGGCAATTTCGACGCACTCGTAGCGCTTGACGCGCCTATTGCCTTTTTTGAACAACTTTCCGTTATACAGTCTAAAAACACTTCCTAAAGGTAATTCAAAAACGTAGGATTTATCTGATTGTTGCACATCAAATTGTTGCAACGCTATCGACAGCCTTGCGTCGGTACTACTACTTGCCTTC
This window harbors:
- a CDS encoding mannose-1-phosphate guanylyltransferase yields the protein MNKNYYAVLMAGGVGSRFWPISTSSYPKQFHDMLGTGDTLIQKTFKRLNKFVPTENILILTNERYNDLVLEQLPMVQQSQVVLEPAMRNTAPCILYAAMKIQKMNPDGVMIVAPSDHWIEDEDAFAENVTQCFKKCEQEEVLCTLGIKPSFPNTGFGYIEFDKSSGEGVKKVDQFREKPDYETAKEFLAQGNFLWNAGIFMWSVKTIVNAFKNYQPEQHSLFESGMSCYNTGEETEFIRENYPKAENISIDYAILENSKSIYVLPATFDWNDLGTWGSLYDKLDKDDSNNAVVNSQVLAEDASGNMIRSPKDKVVVVDGLKDYIIVDKEEVLLIYPKSKEQDIKKVLGKVKDKFGDTYA